The proteins below are encoded in one region of Ascochyta rabiei chromosome 9, complete sequence:
- a CDS encoding Mannose-1-phosphate guanylyltransferase: MKAIILVGGFGTRLRPLTLTYPKPLVEFANKPMIQHQIEALAAAGVTDVVLAVNYRPEIMAEALKTYEKQYNIKITFSVETEPLGTAGPLKLAEAILGKDESPFFVLNADVTCEYPFAQLAEFHKQHGDEGTIVVTKVEEPSKYGVVVHKPSHASRIDRFVEKPVEFVGNRINAGIYILNPSVLNRIELRPTSIEQETFPAICKDGGLHSFDLEGFWMDVGQPKDFLSGTCLYLSSLQRKNSKLLTSVSEPYVYGGNVMIDESAKIGKNCRIGPNVTIGPNVVIGDGVRLQRCVLLKNSRVKDHAWVKSTIVGWNSTVGKWARLENVTVLGDDVSIGDEVYVNGGSVLPHKSIKQNVDTPSIIM; the protein is encoded by the exons ATGAAGG CCATCATTCTCGTCGGAGGATTCGGTACCCGCCTGAGGCCTCTG ACCCTCACCTACCCCAAGCCGCTCGTCGAATTCGCCAACAAGCCCATGATCCAACATCAGATTGAGGCTCTTGCCGCTGCTGGCGTCACCGATGTTGTCCTTGCTGTCAACTACCGCCCAGAAATCATGGCCGAAGCCCTGAAGACA TACGAGAAGCAGTACAACATCAAAATCACATTCTCCGTCGAGACCGAGCCCCTTGGTACCGCTGGCCCTCTCAAGCTCGCTGAGGCCATTCTTGGCAAGGACGAGTCGCCGTTCTTTGTGCTCAACGCCGACGTTACCTGCGAGTACCCCTTCGCGCAGCTCGCCGAGTTCCACAAGCAGCACGGTGACGAGGGCACGATTGTTGTCACAAAGGTGGAGGAGCCGTCCAAGTACGGTGTTGTCGTACACAAGCCCAGCCACGCATCGAGAATCGACCGCTTCGTCGAGAAGCCTGTTGAGTTTGTCGGAAACCGTATCAACGCCGGTATCTACATCCTCAACCCCAGCGTCCTGAATCGCATCGAGCTCCGCCCTACCTCGATCGAGCAGGAGACCTTCCCTGCCATCTGCAAGGACGGCGGTCTGCACTCGTTTGACCTCGAGGGCTTCTGGATGGACGTGGGACAGCCCAAGGACTTCCTTTCTGGTACCTGCCTGTATCTTTCTTCGCTGCAGCGCAAGAACTCCAAGCTCCTCACCTCTGTTTCGGAGCCATACGTCTACGGTGGTAACGTCATGATCGACGAGTCTGCGAAGATTGGCAAGAACTGCCGCATTGGTCCCAACGTCACGATTGGACCTAACGTTGTCATTGGCGACGGTGTGCGTCTCCAGCGCTGTGTGCTGCTGAAGAACAGCCGCGTCAAGGACCATGCCTGGGTCAAATCGACTATTGTTGGCTGGAACAGCACTGTCGGAAAGTGGGCACGTCTTGAAAACGTGACTGTTCTTGGTGACGATGTTTCGATTGGCGACGAGGTCTACGTCAACGGCGGTTCCGTCCTGCCCCACAAGTCCATCAAGCAGAACGTCGACA CTCCTTCGATCATCATGTAA